From the Prunus dulcis chromosome 4, ALMONDv2, whole genome shotgun sequence genome, one window contains:
- the LOC117625067 gene encoding uncharacterized protein At4g19900 produces MFDDESPKLPNPLIVFINQLQYLKRSILSVLLSLPTSLLALLLLLLLAYNGFYVFCIYLPLSKPSPDPAIFSPGNLAGDSVSNWVPAHVSSSSSSSKISSSVMYVVKEENAPMFLKTHLPPLHNPRNSMVPIPKFSLQRPRRIRKHKRKLKSLPPEPKLSLFSTRMRDFFAGNSSSCKVRFFMTWISSKTFGNRELLAVESLFKSHPNACLAIVSNSLDSEKGSQILRPFSEMDFRVMAISPDFDYLFKNTPAEAWYSELRTGKVNPGGVSLGQNLSNLLRLALLYKFGGIYLDTDVIVLKSLSKLRNVIGAQAIDAQTGNWSRLNNAVLVFDKNHPLIFKFIQEFALTFDGNKWGHNGPYLVSRVVSRVRENPKNPGFNFTVLTPSAFYPFNWSRIRSLFRGPKDELHSKWLLAKLRHICSQSFALHLWNSQSRRLNVEKGSIIDHLMSEFSIFPNSSASSSVKIE; encoded by the coding sequence ATGTTTGATGATGAAAGTCCCAAACTTCCTAACCCACTCATTGTCTTTATCAACCAATTGCAATACTTAAAAAGATCGATACTTTCCGTTCTTCTTAGCTTGCCCACTTCTCTTCTTGCTctgcttctccttctccttttGGCCTACAATGGCTTCTATGTCTTCTGTATTTACCTTCCTCTTTCCAAGCCCTCGCCGGACCCTGCCATTTTCTCCCCGGGAAATCTCGCCGGGGATTCTGTAAGTAATTGGGTTCCTGCGcatgtttcttcttcttcttcaagttcaaaaatttcttcttctgtgaTGTATGTGGTGAAGGAAGAAAATGCGCCTATGTTCTTAAAAACTCATTTGCCTCCTCTGCACAACCCAAGAAATTCAATGGTACccatcccaaaattttcactccAAAGGCCAAGGCGGATCAGAAAACACAAGCGCAAGCTCAAAAGCTTACCCCCTGAACCAAAACTCTCTCTGTTTTCAACAAGAATGAGAGACTTCTTTGCTGGTAACTCTTCTTCTTGTAAAGTCAGGTTCTTTATGACTTGGATTTCGTCCAAGACTTTTGGAAACAGGGAATTGCTGGCTGTGGAGAGCTTGTTCAAGTCCCATCCAAATGCTTGTTTGGCCATAGTCTCAAATTCGCTGGATTCAGAGAAAGGAAGTCAAATTTTGAGGCCATTCTCAGAAATGGATTTCAGGGTAATGGCAATTTCTCCGGACTTTGATTACTTATTCAAGAACACTCCAGCAGAAGCTTGGTATAGTGAGCTAAGGACAGGGAAAGTGAATCCTGGTGGAGTTTCTTTGGGTCAAAATCTCTCTAATTTGCTTAGGCTTGCTTTGTTGTATAAGTTTGGTGGTATTTATTTAGACACAGATGTTATAGTGCTAAAGAGTTTATCAAAGTTGAGAAATGTGATTGGAGCTCAGGCAATTGATGCCCAAACTGGGAATTGGAGCAGACTGAATAATGCTGTGTTGGTATTTGATAAGAACCATCCATTGATCTTCAAGTTTATCCAAGAATTTGCTCTCACATTTGATGGGAACAAGTGGGGTCACAATGGCCCTTACTTGGTTTCAAGGGTGGTTTCAAGAGTGagagaaaatccaaaaaacccAGGTTTTAATTTCACTGTCTTAACACCCTCAGCGTTCTATCCGTTTAACTGGAGCCGAATTCGGAGTCTCTTTCGGGGTCCTAAAGATGAGCTTCATTCAAAATGGTTACTTGCAAAGCTGAGGCATATTTGTTCTCAAAGCTTTGCACTGCATTTGTGGAACAGCCAGAGTAGACGGCTGAATGTTGAGAAGGGAAGCATTATTGATCATCTAATGTCAGAATTTTCAATCTTTCCCAATTCTTCAGCTTCAAGCTCTGTCAAGATAGAATAA
- the LOC117625066 gene encoding probable polyol transporter 4, translated as MGLVGGEENKNATENGVSGSEFPLGSKTKYKRMESEVVDTEEDIPLRKENRNTRKYVFACAIFASLNSVLLGYDVGVMSGAILFIQEDLKITDVQQELLVGILSIISLLGSLAGGKTSDAIGRKWTIAFASFVFQTGALIMALAPSFEVLMIGRLFAGVGIGFGVMIAPVYIAEISPAIARGSLTSFPEIFVNLGILLGYISNYAFSGLPVHMSWRVMLGVGIIPSVFLGFSLFVIPESPRWLVMQNRIEEAKIVLTKTNESESDVEERLAEIQLAAGMANAEKYEAKAIWNEILNPNPAVRRMLITGCGIQCFQQITGIDATVYYSPTIFKNAGIKGNTQLLAATVVVGFTKTVFILVAIFLIDRVGRKPLLYVSTIGMTTCLFGLSLALALPGNGKLGIGLAILTVCGNVAFFSVGIGPICWVLSSEVFPLKLRAQASALGAVGSRVSSGVITMSFLSVSRAITVAGTFFIFSVISALSVAFVHTCVPETKGKSLEEIEMLFQDKGEWQSGEVEMGDAERLVQKA; from the exons ATGGGGTTGGTGGGTGGAGAGGAAAATAAGAATGCTACTGAGAATGGAGTGTCTGGTTCTGAATTTCCACTTGGGAGCAAGACCAAGTACAAGAGAATGGAGTCCGAGGTTGTAGACACAGAGGAAGATATTCCATTGAGAAAGGAAAACCGAAATACCCGGAAATATGTCTTTGCCTGCGCCATCTTTGCCTCTCTCAATTCCGTGCTTCTTGGATACG ATGTGGGTGTTATGAGTGGAGCAATTTTGTTCATCCAAGAGGATCTAAAAATCACAGACGTACAACAAGAACTTCTTGTTGGAATTTTGAGCATAATCTCCCTATTGGGTAGTTTAGCAGGTGGAAAAACATCAGATGCCATTGGTAGAAAGTGGACAATTGCATTTGCATCCTTTGTCTTTCAGACTGGTGCTCTCATAATGGCTCTTGCTCCTTCTTTTGAAGTGCTGATGATTGGTAGACTCTTTGCCGGAGTGGGGATAGGGTTCGGGGTCATGATCGCACCTGTTTACATTGCTGAGATTTCTCCTGCAATAGCCAGAGGCTCGCTTACATCTTTTCCTGAGATTTTTGTAAATCTAGGTATCCTTCTTGGATACATATCAAACTATGCTTTTTCGGGACTTCCAGTGCATATGAGCTGGAGGGTCATGCTTGGTGTGGGAATCATACCTTCAGTCTTTCTtggattttctctttttgtgaTCCCTGAATCTCCAAGGTGGTTGGTGATGCAGAATAGGATTGAAGAAGCAAAAATAGTACTGACCAAGACAAATGAGAGTGAAAGTGATGTGGAGGAAAGATTGGCTGAAATACAATTAGCTGCAGGGATGGCTAATGCTGAAAAGTATGAAGCAAAAGCTATATGGAACGAAATTTTGAATCCTAATCCTGCAGTTCGTCGAATGCTGATTACTGGTTGTGGAATCCAATGTTTCCAACAGATTACCGGTATTGATGCAACTGTGTATTATAGTCcaacaattttcaaaaatgCTGGGATCAAAGGCAACACTCAACTTCTTGCTGCAACTGTTGTTGTTGGGTTTACCAAAACTGTGTTCATCTTGGTAGCTATCTTTCTCATTGATAGAGTGGGCAGAAAGCCTTTGCTTTATGTGAGCACAATAGGAATGACCACTTGTTTATTTGGTCTGAGCCTTGCTCTAGCTCTTCCAGGAAATGGAAAACTGGGAATTGGATTGGCAATATTAACTGTTTGTGGAAATGTAGCTTTCTTTTCAGTAGGAATTGGCCCAATTTGTTGGGTCTTGTCATCTGAAGTCTTCCCTCTTAAACTTCGAGCTCAAGCATCCGCCCTGGGGGCTGTTGGTAGTAGGGTCAGTAGTGGTGTGATTACCATGTCCTTCCTCTCCGTGTCTCGAGCAATAACAGTAGCAGGAaccttctttattttttcagtgaTTTCAGCTCTCTCTGTTGCTTTTGTCCATACATGTGTTCcagaaacaaaaggaaagtctttagaagaaattgaaatgctTTTCCAAGATAAAGGAGAATGGCAAAGCGGTGAGGTTGAAATGGGAGATGCAGAGCGTCTAGTGCAGAAAGCATGA
- the LOC117624189 gene encoding probable RNA methyltransferase At5g51130, with amino-acid sequence MGFVIGANSISIAERLYKSKKRKEICPYGNYKHYYGYRIGQELEEDPRLKVFKKEWFQGKDCLDIGCNSGIMTIQIAKKFCCQSILGVDIDANQIQDAYWHIRKFLKMEDARKVPGKSSKLEDANGSESSIKGSLKEERKEIPRNCCAEEKNRLDIVSFQKEDFVNTRDPPKKHYDTIICLSVTKWIHLNWGDDGLIALFTKVWRLLNPGGIFVLEPQPWKSYENNYKVSETTRTNYKNLKFHPEYFQDLLLDKIGFKTVENVTSGVSGSKTGFNRPILVFRK; translated from the exons ATGGGCTTTGTGATTGGGGCGAACTCCAT aagtatagccgaacggctatacaaAAGTAAGAAGCGCAAAGAGATTTGCCCTTACGGAAACTACAAACACTACTACGGCTATCGA ATTGGTCAAGAACTGGAGGAAGATCCTAGATTGAAGGTTTTCAAGAAGGAATGGTTCCAAGGCAAGGATTGTCTCGACATTGGCTGCAATTCTGGAATTATGACCATTCAAATTG CCAAAAAATTCTGCTGCCAGAGCATTCTTGGAGTTGACATTGACGCCA ATCAAATTCAGGATGCATACTGGCACATCAGgaaatttttgaaaatggaGGATGCTAGAAAGGTGCCTGGAAAGTCTTCTAAGTTGGAGGATGCAAATGGTTCAGAGAGCAGTATCAAAGGTTCATTaaaggaagagaggaaggagATCCCAAGGAATTGTTGTGCTGAGGAGAAAAATCGGCTTGACATAGTATCTTTCCAAAAAGAAGATTTTGTTAATACTCGTGATCCACCAAAGAAGCATTATGATACCATTATTTG TTTGAGTGTAACAAAATGGATTCATTTGAATTGGGGTGATGATGGATTGATTGCATTATTTACAAAGGTTTGGAGGCTACTAAATCCG GGTGGAATTTTTGTGTTGGAACCTCAACCTTGGAAGTCAtatgaaaataattacaaaGTTTCTGAG ACAACCAGAACCAATTATAAAAATCTTAAGTTCCATCCGGAATATTTTCAAGACTTACTTCTGGACAAG ATTGGATTTAAAACAGTGGAGAATGTCACTTCCGGCGTGTCGGGCAGCAAAACTGGATTCAACAGACCAATTTTAGTGTTCCGCAAATGA
- the LOC117625811 gene encoding splicing factor 3B subunit 2, translating to MTAEVLSQPNGVVANGDLNPVSNNATAAKNSKESERRRRRRKQKKNNKASQAPEASAGDESDEGDAKESKVPQQIVEKVEIEYVPEKAALNDGMDEEFRKIFEKFTFQDSAGAEEDKKDESQDGAPQKKADSDADEDEQDNQQKERGGISNKKKKLQRRMKIAELKQICARPDVVEVWDATAADPKLLVFLKSYRNTVPVPRHWCQKRKFLQGKRGIEKQPFQLPDFIAATGIEKIRQAYIEKEDSKKLKQKQRERMQPKMGKMDIDYQVLHDAFFKYQTKPKLTTLGDLYHEGKEFEVKLREMKPGMLSHELKEALGMPDGAPPPWLINMQRYGPPPSYPHLKIPGLNAPIPPGASFGYHAGGWGKPPVDEYGQPLYGDVFGVQQQDQPNYEEEPVDKTKHWGDLEEEEEEEEEEEEEEQLEEEDLQDGIESVDSLSSTPTGVETPDVIDLRKQQRKEPERPLYQVLEEKEEKIAPGTLLGTTHTYVVGSGTQDKAGAKRVDLLRGQKADKVDVTLQPEELELMENVLPAKYEEAREEEKLRSQREDFSDMVAENEKKRKRKMQEKEGKNKKKDFKF from the exons ATGACTGCGGAGGTTCTCTCGCAGCCAAACGGCGTCGTCGCGAACGGCGACCTGAATCCAGTCTCTAACAACGCGACCGCTGCCAAGAATTCGAAGGAGAGCGAACGACGTCGGCGCAGGAGAaagcagaagaagaacaaCAAAGCCTCTCAGGCGCCGGAAGCCAGCGCCGGCGACGAGAGCGACGAGGGTGATGCCAAGGAGAGCAAAGTCCCTCAACAG ATTGTTGAGAAAGTTGAAATTGAATATGTTCCAGAGAAAGCAGCGTTAAATGATGGCATGGATGAGGAATTCAgaaaaatttttgaaaaattcactTTCCAGGACTCTGCAGGTGCTGAG GAGGATAAGAAGGATGAGTCTCAAGATGGAGCCCCGCAAAAGAAGGCCGACTCAGATGCGGATGAGGACGAGCAGGATAATcaacaaaaagagagaggaggcatttcaaacaaaaagaaaaag CTTCAACGGCGAATGAAGATTGCAGAATTGAAACAGATCTGTGCTAGGCCCGATGTTGTTGAG GTGTGGGATGCAACTGCAGCTGATCCTAAGCTGCTGGTGTTTTTGAAATCATATCGTAATACTGTACCTGTGCCAAGGCATTGGTGTCAGAAAAGGAAATTTCTGCAG GGTAAACGTGGTATCGAGAAACAACCATTTCAGCTCCCTGATTTCATTGCTGCAACGGGAATTGAGAAAATTAGACAG GCGTacattgaaaaagaagatagtaagaaattgaagcaaaaacAACGAGAACGTATGCAGCCAAAGATGGGGAAAATGGATATTGATTATCAG GTTCTCCATGATGCGTTTTTCAAGTACCAGACTAAGCCAAAGTTAACAACTCTTGGTGATCTGTACCACGAAGGGAAGGAGTTTGAG GTGAAACTGAGGGAGATGAAGCCAGGCATGCTTTCACATGAACTAAAAGAAGCTCTTGGTATGCCAGATGGTGCTCCTCCCCCATGGCTCATCAATATGCAG AGATATGGTCCTCCACCATCATATCCACATCTGAAAATCCCCGGGCTGAATGCGCCTATCCCCCCTGGAGCTAGCTTTGGTTACCATGCTGGTGGCTGGGGAAAGCCTCCTGTTGATGAA TATGGGCAACCGTTGTATGGAGATGTTTTTGGTGTTCAGCAACAAGATCAGCCTAATTATGAG GAAGAGCCTGTTGATAAGACAAAGCATTGGGGTGatttggaggaggaggaagaggaggaagaagaagaggaagaggaagaacaacttgaggaagaagatttaCAGGATGGTATTGAATCTGTAGATAGCCTTTCAAG TACTCCCACTGGTGTTGAGACACCTGATGTCATTGACCTCCGTAAGCAGCAGAGAAAGGAACCTGAAAGGCCTCTATACCAA gtacttgaagaaaaagaagaaaaaattgctCCAGGGACACTGCTTGGAACAACACACAC GTATGTTGTTGGTAGTGGCACCCAAGACAAAGCAGGGGCCAAAAGG GTTGATCTGCTTAGAGGTCAGAAAGCAGATAAAGTGGATGTCACTTTACAACCTGAAGAATTGGAACTTATGGAGAATGTTTTGCCTGCAAA GTATGAAGAAGCAAGGGAGGAGGAGAAGCTGCGAAGTCAGCGGGAAGATTTCAGTGATATGGTTGCGGAG aatgagaagaagaggaaacgTAAGATGCAGGAAAAGGAAgggaaaaacaagaagaaggaTTTCAAGTTCTAG
- the LOC117624186 gene encoding uncharacterized protein LOC117624186, which produces MKRLKIEREEAWKWLHPKLAEHWGRSHFKQHYKCEILLNNLCEAFNASILKARGKPILGMLEAIRTNLMVRMENMRVAAWKWKRSVSPRIEKIVEKNKLEAGYCNPILSGDIKYEVTNMHGGQYVVDLGTKSCFCGRWQLCGIPCPHAICCIFRRKQDPYDYVHDYYKKDAYLKCYNPIISPMPSMDQVDNIWSSPFATSCV; this is translated from the coding sequence ATGAAAAGGCTGAAAAtagaaagagaggaagcttggaAGTGGCTCCATCCAAAATTAGCTGAACATTGGGGTCGATCACACTTCAAACAACATTATAAGTGTGAAATTTTGCTAAACAACTTGTGTGAAGCTTTCAATGCCTCCATCTTGAAGGCAAGGGGTAAACCAATTCTTGGAATGCTTGAGGCTATAAGGACTAATCTCATGGTGAGGATGGAAAACATGAGGGTTGCTGCTTGGAAGTGGAAAAGGTCAGTTAGTCCAAGGATTGAGAAAattgttgagaaaaataagcTTGAGGCTGGATATTGCAATCCAATATTATCTGGGGATATAAAGTATGAAGTGACAAACATGCATGGAGGACAATATGTTGTGGATCTAGGAACAAAATCATGTTTTTGTGGGAGATGGCAACTTTGTGGAATACCATGTCCTCATGCAATTTGTTGCATTTTTAGAAGAAAGCAAGACCCTTATGACTATGTACATGACTACTACAAGAAGGATGCTTATCTCAAGTGTTATAACCCTATTATATCACCAATGCCTAGCATGGATCAAGTGGACAACATATGGTCCTCACCCTTTGCTACCTCTTGTGTTTAA